The genomic DNA TCGCGCCGTCGGGCGGCGCCACGATCGTGGTCGACCACGCCATGACGTGGTCGCCCGAGAACAGCACCCGCGCCTCCGGCAGCGCGAAGGCGAGATGGTTCATCGTGTGCCCGGGGGTCTCGACGGCCACGAGGGTCCAGCCCGGGCCGGACACGGCGTCGCCCTCCACCATGATCCGTTCCGGCGCGTGCGCCCGGTCGGCGCTCGCGTCGAGCATCGGGGTCTCCGCTTCCGACAGGGCCCGCGCGGCCCTGTGCGGCGCGCATCCGACGATCGGCGCGCCGGTGCGCGCGGCGAGCAGCCTTGCTCCGGGCGAGTGATCCCGATGGGTGTGGGTGACCACGATGGCCTCGACCCGCTCGGTGCCGAGATCCCGAAGCAGCGCCTCGACATGGGCCGGATCGTCCGGGCCCGGATCGATCACCGCGACGCGATCCTGGCCCACCACGTAGGTGCAGGTGCCGCTCGCCGTGAACGGGCCTCCGTTCGGCGCGACCCGCCGGCGGATCAGTGGCGCGACCCGGTCCAGCCGGCCGGCCGGAGGCATCGACGGATCGAAGGTCAGAGTGGTCTCGTCGGTGTCCGCCATCGCGATCCCGTGCGATCGATACGGCGGTTCCTTGGACGGTTCGCGGCCGCGTGGCAATCGCCCTCAAGGCCTAGGGGATGCGAGGCCGCGGTGCGAGGCATTCTGGGGTGGCGGCAGGACCTGCCCGCTGTCCTGCCGGTGATCCTGACGCAGGGGTGATGCTGTCCGGCGCCTGTGAGGGACGCGGACGGGGTCGCGTCCGCTCCGGGGTCGCGCGCGTCCCGCGATCAGTCCTGCCGGCGCGGTCCGCGTGCGCGCACGCGGACCGGTACGGGCGCCGGTGCCGGCATGAGACCGAGCGCGGCCGCGCGCAGGGCGTCGCCGGCCCTGTCGACGATCTCGGTCACCCGCGCCGCCATCGCGGCGGCCTTCGATCGAACGGCACTCTTGGCAGATTGCAGCATCGCAAATCCCGGATCGAGCCTTAAGACCTATCTTCGAACGCTAGCGCCCCTGTCTCGTTCCGTCACCCCATGTCGCGGCCGGCGCTCGCGCCCGCGGGGACTCACAGGACTTCGCGATGGGGGGCGGAACCGGAGCGAAACCTTGGCGTTTTCGTGTTCAGAACGACGCGGCCCGCCCGCGTTGGTACTTTCTAAGGATACGAACCATGCTCGGTTGGGCCGTAACTTTTCTCGTCGTCGCTCTCGTGGCCGCTCTGCTTGGGTTCGGCGGCATCGCCGGCACCGCCATGGAGGCGGCCAAGCTGGTCTTCTTCGTAGCGATCGTCCTGTTCGCCATCTCGGCCGTCGTCGGCCTGATGCGGGGCCGTTCGCCGACACTTTGACCGAGGGCCGGAGCGGCCGGCCCCGTTCAGCGGGCCGGCGCACGGACCCACGGAAGAGCCGTCGCCGCAGGGCGGCGGCTTTTTCCATCGCGGCGCTGCCATCGCGCCGTTGCAGGGGTGGATTGTCCCGGTGACGGGACGAGCGGTTTCAGGCCTTGCGGTCGGCGCTGTCGAGCTTGGCGATCAGTTCGGCGAAGCGATCGGGTACGGGCTGCTGCGTGACCGTGTCGTACATCGCGCGCAGCTGCGCGGCGATGCGGTTCCGGGTCTGATCGCTGAGGCCGCCCTTGCTCCTGGAGCGGTCGGACGGGTCGGAAGCGGCCGTACCGCCGGAGCTGTTCTCGGACTCCGACAAGCGATCCGAAGCGGTCTCGACGTGCGGATCGCGCGCGCGAAGACCGGCCTCCTTTCCCTGGTCCACCATCAACACGCCCCTTGTTGCCGAAGTCGGCCCGGCCGCATTGTGCTGCGGCTCGACATACGCCATGGCTGCGCCGGCAACGCCTGCGCGCCGGCATCGGTTCCGCTGGGGGGTGGAACGGAGTGCGGGCCTCCGCGTTGGGCGGTAGGCTGCGCAGGACAGAAAGCCGGCCCCGGCAGGCCCTCGGTGACGGATCGAGGCGCTCGCGGCCGGGCAACACGGCGAGGCACAGGGGATCGAATGTCGACATCGCAACTCGTGGTACAGCACCTGCCGTACCTGCGCCGCTACGCGCGCGCGCTCACGGGTAGCCAAGTGGCGGGTGACGCGTACGTCGCCGCCACCCTGGAGACCCTCGTCAACGAGCCGGACACGCTCGGTCGCAGCACCAACATCAAGGCCGACCTGTTCCGCGTCTTCACGCGGATCTGGAACTCGCTCTCGGTCAACGGCCGCAGCGAGCAGGTCCAGCACGATCTGCCGGCGGAGGTCCGCCTCGGCCAGATCACCCCGCTGCCTCGCCAGGCCTTCCTGCTCTCCTGCCTCGAGGGCTTCTCCGAGGAGGACGCGGCGATCATTCTGGGCGTCGACGTGTCCGAGGTTCGCGACCTCGTGGACGAGGCTGGTCGCGAGCTCGCCGCCGACATGGCGACCGAGATCCTCATCATCGAGGACGAGCCCCTGATCGCGATGGATCTGGAGGCGCTGGTCGAGGGTCTCGGCCACAACGTCATCGGTGTCGCCCGCACCCGCACCGAAGCGATCAAGATCGCCGGCGAGGGCAAGCGCCCCGGCCTGATCCTGGCCGACATCCAGCTCGCCGACGGCTCCTCCGGCCTCGACGCCGTGAACGACCTCCTGAAATCCTTCGAGGTGCCGGTGATCTTCATCACCGCCTATCCCGAGCGCTTCCTCACCGGTGAGCGGCCCGAGCCGGCGTTCCTGATCGCCAAGCCGTTCCAGCCCGCCAACGTCTCGGCGGTGATCAGCCAGGCGCTGTTCTTCCAGCAGACCGCCCGTCGGCGGGAAGCCAAGACGGCCTGAGATCCGGCCTGAGGTCAGGCTTGGCGGTTCGCCCCCGGGAGTGACCCGGGGCGCCCGCGACCGAGAGTGACGACAACGAAAAAGCCCCGGCTCACGCCGGGGCTTTTTCGTTGTCGGTCCGCACGCCCTCGTCGGTCGCCGCGCACAAAAAAACGGGCCGGAGAGAGCTCCAGCCCGTCGCGAAGGTTCCGGCCGATGCACAAGGGGAATGCGGGGAGGACCAGGTGGCCGGGTGCACAGAGAACGGGTGCCGGCGCGGGAGGTTCCAGGAGGGGCGATTTTTCGTGGGGCGTGCCTTTTGTGCAACGAGCCGGGGCTGTGGATAGCGGGCGTGCGCCGCCGCACCAACAGCCGGGCTGCGTTCGAATACTCAGGCTTCGTAGACGCGAGACAGTCTAGGAACCTGCGATTGCAGGGCGCGTTGTACGAACATCCTGTCAAGCTCTCGCAATGAGGTCGGGGCGATGCTGCGGTCTGGTTTCATCCTGGGCGTGAGTGCTCCTGCGGCTCTTCTCACCGTTCTGGTCCAGCCGGTGGTTCGCGACACGGCGGATCGGTGGACGATGCCGGTCCCGACCGCGCAGACCATTTCGGCGCCGCTGCCCGGGATGCGACCCGTGTCGCTGTCGATCAGCCCGACGCGGGTGGCGGGGGTGCAGCGCCTCGACAGCCGGAACGCCCCGGTGGCCGGTGAGGCGCAGGATCTGGAGATCAAGCCGATCCTGCGGCAGCCGCCGCGGCGCATGCGCGAGGGGTGCGAGGCGGCGCTGAGCTCCCTGGTCGGTCCCGAGGCGCGTCGCATGACCCCTGGCCGCTGCATTTCCTGATCGGCGCCGACAAGGACTGGAAAGCAGAAGGCCCCGCCGTCTCGGCGGGGCCTTCTGCTGTGTGGATCGGCCCTAGATCGCGATCCGCGGCCTAAACTTGAAACGAAAACGGCGCCCGTCCCGAGGGACGCGGCGCCGCTACGCGGTACGGAACGGCAGCGGCCTCACTCGGCCCGGCCGGTCCCCGTGGACTGACCGCCCTTGCGGCCGGCGGACGAGGCGAGCTCACGATCCTGCGAGAAGGAGCGCTTCTCGGCCGGAACGCTGCGGCCGCCCTTGCTGGCGATCTCGCGCTGCCGCTCCAGGTCCATCGAGGCAAAGCCTCGCTTCGAGGTCGAATTTCCGGACGCCATCAGTTCCTCCTCAGGCTTCGCTTCACCCCGCAACAACCTTCAGCAATAACCAAGGTTCCTGTCCCGAGACCTGCTCAAGCTTCCGACAGCTAAGCTTGGCAGCAACCCCGACTTGTGTGCCGCGTTGGTCGACATTCGACCTTGGTTGAAGTCCGCGTCGGGTCCGACAGGCCCGGAGGCCCGGCGACTCGTCCCGGGCGGACGGCGCGGCCTCACGGCACGAGAGAAGGGTTTTCGCGCATGACGAACCGCAACATGGTCAAGGATGCCGCTCCGGGGGCACAGGCCACGCAGCCCAACACGCCGCCGCTGCCGCCGATGCCCGCGCCGGAAGATTCCGCCACCCCGACCACCCGCGAGGAGCCGACGGATTCGCCGCACCTGAATGCCAGTCTCAAGCGCGACGCGCCCCCTCCCGGGGGACAGGGGCTCTCGACGAAGCGCTGAGCCGGGCGAGGGCGTTCTCAGGTCCGGCGCCGGTGCGCGAGGCGCGTCAGGCCCGCGACGAGAAGGGCGATCGCCAGGATCGTGACGATCCCGGCCACCGTCAGGATCCGCTGGATGAGGGGCGTGTAGACGCCGCGCGCGGCATCGTAGCCGTAGCAGAGCAGGGTGAGCCGGTCGGCGATGCTGCCGACCCGGCCCTCGCCGGCTTCCGTCAGGGCGAGGCGCAGGTCGCGCCCGGTCAGCGCCAGGGGCGACAGCGCACGGGCTACCCGGCCGTCGGCGGTGAGGAGAAGCGCCGCCGCGGGATGCGCGAAGCTGTCGGTCCCGGCATCGTAGACAGCTTCATAGCCCAGCGCGCCGGTGAGGCGCGCGAGCGCGGCGTCCGACACGATGAGCGCCCGGGGCCGGACGGATCCCGCCCGATCCCCGAGCGTCTCCGCCAGCATGCGCCGGGCGGCCGCGGCGTCGTCGCGGGGATCGATCCCGACCAGCACGAGGGCGTAGTCGTCGATCGGCAGGCCGGTGGCCGCCAGCGCCTCCACCGACAGGGACAGCATGGGGTCGCAGACATTCCCGCAGGTGTAATCCACCGGCAGCAGAAGGGCCGCGCGGCCGCCCAGGGCCTGCCCGAGGGTGGTCGGCCGGTCGGTGCGCGCGTCGGTGGCGGCGAGGTCGAGCGGGGCCCGGGCACCCGGGGGCGGCGCGACCGCGACGCGGGCGAGGTCGGCCTTGACGAGGCGGGCCGCTGCCGGCTCTGGCGACAGGACGAGGCACAGTGCCAGGAGGGCGCCAAGACCACACCGACAGGTTGCGTAAGGCGCGGGGCTGGACAAGTGCCTGACGAACCGCATGGATAAGCGGGCCCGTCCGGCCCCGCCGTCCTGGGCGTGAGACCCGTCGCGGAGCCCCCGAATGACCCTCGACACCGAGGTTTCCTCCCTGAAGCAGGTGCCGCTGTTCCGCGAGGTGGAACCGGCGCGCCTGAAGCTCCTGGCCTTCACCAGCGAGCGGGTGCATTTCGAGCCGGGGCAACGCTTCTTCGCCCGCGGCGACGTCGCGGATGCGGCCTACGTGATCCTCTCGGGTACGGCGGACGTCAGCATCGACGGTCCCGCCGGCCCGGTGCGGCTGGCGCTCCTCGGCCAGGACGCCCTCGTCGGTGAGATGGGCATCCTGGCCGAGCAGCCCCGCTCCGCCACCGTGACGGCGCAATCCGCGGTGACCGCCCTGCGTATCGACCGCGGGGTGTTCCTGGAACTGCTGGCCCAGTTTCCACAGATCAGCATCGCCCTGATGCGCGTGCTGGCGCTGCGGCTGGAGCAGACCAACCAGGCGCTGGCCGAGAGCCGGGGCTGATCATCCCGCGTAGGTGATGAATTCCAGGAGCGAGCCGTCGGGATCCCGGAAGTAGACGCTGATCCCAGCGCCCGCGGCGCCGTGCCGCTCCACCGGGCCGAGTTCCACCGGGACCCCGGCGGCCTCGAGATGCGCGATGGCGGTCTCGATCGCGCCCGACCAGCGGAAGCACAGGTCGCTGTTGCCCGGCTGGACGGGTTTCGCCGCGACCGGTACCGACTCGACGCCCGGCCCGTGGCAATTGAGCTGGACGCCGCCGAACCGGTAGGCGAAGCCGGGACCGCGCGCGAGGATCTCGGCACCCACCACGTCGCGGTAGAAGGCGTTCGAGCGTGCCCAGTCGCTCACGTGGATCACGCAGTGATCGAGGTGTATCGCCGGGCTGAGCGGGACATCGGGAGTGACCGTCGCCTCGGTGGGAAGAGTTTCGGTCTCGGCCATCGTTCACCTCCGCTCCGGGCGCAGTAGAGCACCGCTGCGATTCAGAATTAGGGCACAACCGTGGCCGTGGGAGCGGCCCGCGCACGGCCGGCTGCGGCGCAAAAGCTACATCGTCACAGGCGCAGAGGCGGTAGGCATGGCGCGACGACCGTATCCCGCACGACAGGACCTATGATCGCCACGCTTCCCTCGGCCTGGAGCCGCCTGCGCCGGATCGTTCTCTCGCGAATCCTCCTCGCCGTCGTGGCGATCGCGCCCCTCGCGGCCTGCCAGACCCGTCCGGTCCAGGTCGCCCAGGATGACGAGGCGGCGTGGTACGTCGGCAGCAAGCCCGACAAGCCCTTCGACATTCCGCTGGTCGACACCCAGCGCCTCGATCCGAAGTACCGCCGCCAGCAGGTGAGCTACAACGGCCCCGAGCAGCCGGGGACGATCGTGGTCGACATCGACAAGCGGCAGCTCGTCCTGGTCCAGGCCGACGGCACGGCGATGCAGTACGGTGTCGGCGTCGGCAAGGCCGGCTTCTCCTGGAAGGGCGAGGCGCGGGTCGGGCGCAAGGGCGTCTGGCCGGACTGGAGCCCGACC from Methylobacterium oryzae includes the following:
- a CDS encoding VOC family protein — its product is MAETETLPTEATVTPDVPLSPAIHLDHCVIHVSDWARSNAFYRDVVGAEILARGPGFAYRFGGVQLNCHGPGVESVPVAAKPVQPGNSDLCFRWSGAIETAIAHLEAAGVPVELGPVERHGAAGAGISVYFRDPDGSLLEFITYAG
- a CDS encoding electron transporter produces the protein MSSPAPYATCRCGLGALLALCLVLSPEPAAARLVKADLARVAVAPPPGARAPLDLAATDARTDRPTTLGQALGGRAALLLPVDYTCGNVCDPMLSLSVEALAATGLPIDDYALVLVGIDPRDDAAAARRMLAETLGDRAGSVRPRALIVSDAALARLTGALGYEAVYDAGTDSFAHPAAALLLTADGRVARALSPLALTGRDLRLALTEAGEGRVGSIADRLTLLCYGYDAARGVYTPLIQRILTVAGIVTILAIALLVAGLTRLAHRRRT
- a CDS encoding MBL fold metallo-hydrolase, translating into MPPAGRLDRVAPLIRRRVAPNGGPFTASGTCTYVVGQDRVAVIDPGPDDPAHVEALLRDLGTERVEAIVVTHTHRDHSPGARLLAARTGAPIVGCAPHRAARALSEAETPMLDASADRAHAPERIMVEGDAVSGPGWTLVAVETPGHTMNHLAFALPEARVLFSGDHVMAWSTTIVAPPDGAMRAYMDSLDKLRGRDETVYWPGHGGPVPEPARFLRGLAGHRRQREAAIRARLAAGDGRIADIVAAIYQGLDPRLRGAAALSVFAHLEDLVGRGLASCDGAPRLDGTYAPA
- a CDS encoding L,D-transpeptidase; the protein is MIATLPSAWSRLRRIVLSRILLAVVAIAPLAACQTRPVQVAQDDEAAWYVGSKPDKPFDIPLVDTQRLDPKYRRQQVSYNGPEQPGTIVVDIDKRQLVLVQADGTAMQYGVGVGKAGFSWKGEARVGRKGVWPDWSPTVTMVSLHPDLPRTRKGGLDNPLGARALYLYQGNRDILFRIHGTNEPWSIGEQMSSGCVRMLNEDIADLYERVPVGTRVLIKRNGKYRT
- a CDS encoding response regulator, which produces MSTSQLVVQHLPYLRRYARALTGSQVAGDAYVAATLETLVNEPDTLGRSTNIKADLFRVFTRIWNSLSVNGRSEQVQHDLPAEVRLGQITPLPRQAFLLSCLEGFSEEDAAIILGVDVSEVRDLVDEAGRELAADMATEILIIEDEPLIAMDLEALVEGLGHNVIGVARTRTEAIKIAGEGKRPGLILADIQLADGSSGLDAVNDLLKSFEVPVIFITAYPERFLTGERPEPAFLIAKPFQPANVSAVISQALFFQQTARRREAKTA
- a CDS encoding NepR family anti-sigma factor, whose translation is MAYVEPQHNAAGPTSATRGVLMVDQGKEAGLRARDPHVETASDRLSESENSSGGTAASDPSDRSRSKGGLSDQTRNRIAAQLRAMYDTVTQQPVPDRFAELIAKLDSADRKA
- a CDS encoding cyclic nucleotide-binding domain-containing protein → MTLDTEVSSLKQVPLFREVEPARLKLLAFTSERVHFEPGQRFFARGDVADAAYVILSGTADVSIDGPAGPVRLALLGQDALVGEMGILAEQPRSATVTAQSAVTALRIDRGVFLELLAQFPQISIALMRVLALRLEQTNQALAESRG
- a CDS encoding general stress protein is translated as MASGNSTSKRGFASMDLERQREIASKGGRSVPAEKRSFSQDRELASSAGRKGGQSTGTGRAE
- a CDS encoding DUF1328 domain-containing protein, with the translated sequence MLGWAVTFLVVALVAALLGFGGIAGTAMEAAKLVFFVAIVLFAISAVVGLMRGRSPTL